GTGCTACAGTACTGTGAATAgtgcacgtgaatagtgtctgCTACAGTCCGTGAATAGTACCAGTGAGTGCCGGGCAGATTTGATGGCTGGAGAAAAAGACGAAGttttgaaggagaaggagtCGGCATCGTCGTCGTCGGCACCTACATCCAATAGACATCCAATTGCCACTACAAGGTTAGAGGTTGATAAATTCAATGGCTCTaataattttggtatgtggcaatgtgaagttatggatgtgttGTATCAACAAGAGTTGGATATGGTTCTGGAGGATAAACCAGAAGATATTGATGACAAGCAGTGGACTCGAATTAATCTCCATGCTTGTGCCACTATTCGATCATTCCTTGATAAAGAGTTGAAATACCCGTATATGAAGGAAACTTCTGCTAAgaagttatggatgaaattggaggagaagtatatgaccaagagcgcagaaaatcggctcttcttgaagaaacgactcttcgatttcaatatcgttcaggtatttctatgcatgaacacctcaatgattataataaaatacttgctgatttagcaaaccttgatgtgataattcctgacgaggataaggcactatgtttgttaaattcattgcctgatgattatgatcattTGACAACTACTTTGTTGTATGGAAAATCCGAGGTGAAACTGGATGAGGTGTCTGCGGCATTGGTGAATCATGAGTGTCGTAAAAAGGAacagaagactcaaaattcacaaaccgaGGCACTCGTTGCAAGGGGTCgaacagaggaaagaaaatctgggaagcggggaaaatctcgTTCAAAGTCACGAGGGAAGTTTCCTGCTAAAGATGAATGTGCCTTTTGTCGCCAAAAGGGTCATTGGAAGAAAGACTgccccaaattgaagaacaaggagaaggagaaagctGGGTTCTGAAGCAAATGTTGCAAAATCTGGAGATGTTGATTTCGAGTTTGCTTTGGCTAGTTCATCTGCTGATGGTCACTCAACtgagtggattttggattcaggtTGCACCTATCATATGtgtcccattcgggaatggtTTTCTAGCTTCGAGGAGCTGGATGATGGAGTTGTTTTGATGGGCAATAATAATGCCTGCAAAACACAAGGGATAGGCAAAATCTGTTTGAAGATGCATGATGGAACAGTCAGAGAATTGAGTGATGTTCGGTATGTTTcggatatgaagaagaatctcatctcattgggcgctttggaatccaaggGTCTCAAGATCACCATGGAGGGTGGAGTTCTTAAAGCTGTGCATGGGGCACTGGTGGTGATGAAAGGTACAAGACGAAATAACTTGTATTTCTTACAGGGTAGTACAGTTATTGGTGGAGCAGCTGTCACCGAAGCTGCTGACGCAGATAGCACAGACACCACAAGGTTATGGCATATGCGTCTTGGGCATGCTGGTGAAAAAGCGTTGCAAGGATTGGTGAAGCAAGGCTTATTGAAAGGTGCAAAGGCATGCAAATTGGAATTCTGTGAACATTGTGTGCTGGGTAAGCAAACTAGAGTGAAATTTGGCACTGCTATTCACCACACTAAGGGCATTCTAGATTATGTTCacactgatgtttggggaccttccAAGAATGCATCTTGGGGAGGTAGCCATTATTTTGTCTCCTTTGTTGATGACTTCTCTAGAAGAATATGGGTGTACACCATGAAGCGTAAAGATGAAGTCTTGAAGATATTCCTGaagtggaaaaagatgattgaaAAGCAAAGCGGTCGAAAGATCAAGACTCTCagatcagacaatggtggtgaatataagtctgatcctttcttgaaagtttgTCAAGATGAGGGTATTGTGAGGCACTTCACGGTTAGGGAGACACCGCAACAGAATGGGGTGGCGAGCGCATGAACCGTACTTTGCTTGAGAAAGTTCGGTGTATGTTGTCTAATGCTGGTTTAGGCAAGGCGTTTTGGGCTGAGGCGATTACTTATGCAAGCCATCTCATTAATCGGTTGCCTGCTGCTGCGAATGAGGGCAAAACGCCCATGGAGGTATGGTCTGGTAAACCTTGTACTGATTACAAGTATTTACACATATTTGGTTGTCCTGCTTACTATCATGTCAGGGAAAGCAAGTTAGAtccaagagcaaagaaggctcTATTTATGGGATTTAGCACTGGCGTGAAGGGATACCGACTTTGGTGTccagatgagaagaaaattgttgtaagcagagatgtgacttttgatgaggctgctatggtaaatcagaacaagcatgaaggtgaaattgaagcaactaaGACCATGAGTAGTTCAAAGCAGATGGAGTTACTGAAAACTCCAGTTGTTCCAGTAAGGTCTGATACTACAGACACTAGTCCTAcagttgattatgatgatgaggacaacgatgatgaagaggaggcaccTACCCAAAAGCCTCCACAACAACAAGATTCTATTGCAACCAGAAGATCGAGAAGGAAAATTCGAAAGCCTGCTCGGTTTACTGATATTGTGGCATATGCACTTCCCGTTATTGAAGAgggagatattcttcttcagaagATTGGGACTGCCGACAATCCGgcggatatgttgacaaagccagtttcgttgctcaagtttaagcactgcttagacttaattggcatttgtaaaatttgttgattgGCATTTGTAAAATTGGGTTGATTGCCCCATAGGGGATTGGGAGACGACTATTGGGAGTTCTACTTCGAGGGTTTGAgccaaggtggagattgttgattATTGCCTCAAACCAATAGTCAAAAGTGGTAGGCATGGTGGTGGCTATTGTTGACTTTGCCTATGTGAATGCATGGTGGTGGTAGGCTATTGTTGACTTTGCCTATGTGAATGCATGGTGGTAGGCTATTGTTGACTTTGCCtaacctttggcttctttgagaagccacttcctttggctataaattggaagcaaatggtttcatttgtagcatccaaccaagtgttgagtagaagagaaaaatagcaaaagaaaggcattttgccaaagagtgaaacaaattctctctagttgttctttgctttgtatcattgttttctcttcctttgtgagtgtgtgaggttgggtgtatttgggtctttgggaaattgagtggtaaacactattgtatatcTCCATTGATTATAATGGAATACTCCAtcgtctccaaactggatgtaggcaattgccgaaccagtataaatcttggtgttcttcttgttgtAATTCTctgttaaatatatttttttctcctgccagtagttgtttatttttcactcacagttggttgacgcttccgcacaacagGTGTTACACAAACTAATTGGCCTCATTTGCACCATAGACCTAGTCACCTTTGGGACTAGAACAATTAAAGTCCTAATGAGATCATATGGGATTTCTCCAGTAGTAAAAACTTGCTTTACCAAATCACACACCTCAGCACCACATATTTCCCAGCACTGTTGGTAAAAGCATGTAGCAAAGCCATCTGGACCAGGTTTGGAAAATAATGGATAGCAATATTTTTCAGGCCCTCTTTATCAGTCACCCAGTTCCCATCGTCATCTTTGAGACcaagaattttgtttcttttgggtCGAACCACCGTCGTCATGTGAAAAAATTTAGTATTTCTATCCCCATCTTGGTGCCAGTTGGCTCTTGATTTTTGCATCCACAACAACTCTTCTTGATCAAGAATATGTGAAAAAGTATAAAACGAACCAAATGAGACAAATGGTACCAATAACAAAGCCTGAACTCAAAAACCAATTGTGAAGAAGACAAATGGTGGGCATCTCAGCTGTTGCTATTCTTATGGAAATAGAACGGTCTTGCTattctaaaaaaaagaaagaataaggaaaaaagagaagactACACtgatcattattttttttttaaaaaaaaattttcgtTGCTGGGAGTTCAACCTAGATGATAAACTCAATCTATTTTATTGGGTTACAGCAGATTGGCTGTTATCAATTGGGAataaaagttatatatatgaaaattactAGGCATATATCATTAGGCATAAAATTAAGagataaaagaaattgaaaataataaaaggttTTTCCGCTGCCGGGAGTTGAACCCGGATGATAAACTCAATCCATTTTGTTGAGCTACAGCGGATTGGATGTTATTTATTGGGAAtaaaagttatataaatgaaaattactaGGCATATATCATTAGGCATAAAATTAAGagataaaagaaattgaaaataataaaaggttTTTCCGCTGCCGGGAGTTGAACCCGGATGATAAATTCAATCCATTTTATTGGGCTACAGCGGATTGAATGTTATTTATTgggaataaaatttatataaatgaaaattactaGGCATATATCATTAGGCATAAAATTAAGagataaaagaaattgaaaataataaaaggttTTTCCGCTGCCAGGAGTTGAACCCGGATGATAAACTCCATCTATTTTATTGGGCTACAGCGGATTGGATGTTAATGATTGGGAATAAAAGTTATATCAATGAAAATTACTAGGCATAAAATTAAGagataaaagaaattgaaaatataaaaggtTTTTCCGCTGCCGGGAATCGAACCCGGATGATAAACTCAATCCATTTTATTGGGCTACAGCGAATTGGATGTTATTGATTGGGAATAAAAGTTATATGGGTTAATGACCTAAATAGTCCTCCAACTATTGCTCCATTATCATTTTGGTCaatcaactaaaattttcaattcaaacgtccttaaactatttattttgtaccaaGATGGTCCATCCGTGAAAGTCTGTGTATTATTCTATGAAATCAAGGGACAAAACCGTATTTTTAGGTGAGTATCCTCCTCTAAAAGGGTTATTAATCCTAATGGTCCTCCAACTATTGCTCCAGTATCATTTTAGTTTaccaattaaaattttcatttgaaccgtccttcaactcttttttttttttttttggtatcaaggaaactattataaaacttaaaaaaattttaaaaattgaatctcaCTAGCCacatggcttttttttttttttttttgtgagaCTGACCtaacaattaataataaaaaattatctattgtttaaattaattaaaatcacatatatatatatatatatataaaataacaaattttttaaaagagcaaacaataattaaaaattaaaggaaactaTTATAGGAACTTGtaccaaattttaaaattaaaaaaattgaatttcacCACCAacatggttttttattttattttatgacatggacttaaaaagtaatatttttttttctctattgtttaaattaattaaaaattttaaaataagataaatacaaaaataaataacaataaaattgacagACTTTGACGGTAGGACCATcttgatacaaaaaaaaaagaaagtggaaggacggttcaaatgaaaattttagttggttgaccaaaatgatactggagcaatagttgagggaccatttTAGTCATACCCTTTGATAGAGCTTCTCAAAAATTCTCATATACCCTTCAAAACTCAGTCACGTGGCCATCGTGTGATCAAAAATAACGGAATCTGTCACGAATGGACCATttttgtacaaaataaaaagtttaaggacgtttgaattgaaaattttagttggtggaccaaaatgataattgAGCAATAGTTGGAGGACCATTTAGGCCATTAACCcaaagttatataaatgaaaattactaGGCATATATCATTAGGCATAAAATTAAGagataaaagaaattgataataataaaaggtTTTTCCGCTGCCGGGAGTTGAACCCGGATGATAAATTCAATCCATTTTATTGGGCTACAGCGGATTGAATGTTATTTATTgggaataaaatttatataaatgaaaattactaGGCATATATCATTAGGCATAAAATTAAGAGATaacagaaattgaaaataataaaaggttTTTCCGCTGCCGGGAGTTGAACCCGGATGATAAATTCAATCCATTTTATTGGGCTACAGCGGATTGAATGTTATTTATTgggaataaaatttatataaatgaaaattattaGGCATATATCATTAGGCATAAAATTAAGagataaaagaaattgaaaataataaaaagtttttCCACTGTCGGGAGTTGAACCTAGATGATAAAATCAATCCATTTTATTAAGCTACAGCGAATTGGATATTATTAAATGGGAATAAAAGTTATATAATCATCTGTACCTTTGTAAGTGGTAGCTAAAAGTTATTAATTGATGAGGTTGTTTTGGTAAATCTCTTATGACATATCCCAACTTCCATTCCACTCCACTCAAGACATATCGCATATGGGAAtccagaaaaaaagaatattttgaCTTTTGTGGTTGAAAGTTGAGTTGAGTGAGTTGTGATGAGCTAgcactcaactcaactttCTCATTTTCACGCTCTCCATTCTTtccatttgtttctttctcatgGCAGAAGATCAAATTCCAAAGTCCAAATGGGAAGGCAAAACCTCTGCTGATCTTGAAGGCTCATCAGCTGAACAAGTTTGGCTTCTCCTGGCCGATTTCTGCAGCTTACACAAGTGGTTCCCCGATATTGCCACGTGTTACCGAGTGGATGGCGTCCCTGGCCAACCGGGTGTGATCCGGTACTGCGCCCGTGCTCCTATTGATAATGATGAGTCCACCATCAAGTGGGCCAAAGAGAAGCTACTGTCCCTTGATCCAGTCCAACGGTGTTTGAGCTATGAGATTATTGAGAGCAATCTCGGGTTTAAGTCGTATGTTGCGGTAATGCAAGTAGTCCCGATCAACGGCGGAGATGGCAGCATTGGGTGCAAGATCGAGTGGTCGTATGTTTGCGATCCGATTGAAGGGTGGGGATTGAATGATTTTCGTTCATACCTTGACTCTTCTCTTCAATTGATGGCAGAGAAGATGACGGAGCATACTCTTCTATGTACCACTGGGTAACAATAATATTTGGTTGCTAATATTGTTGTGTTGGTGTGTTTATATCTTATGTAAATAATTCCAAGACTACAACATTGTAGTATgtttaataattgaattttttatttcaagttaTGTTTTACAATAATatttaatacaagtgatattagaaaatgaaaattaaacaaggTTTCGACAAAAAGTACCATATaggtaagaaaaaaaaatacgaaACAATAGCTTTCCGCCAAGATGAACATTGatctataatattaatatataaccAGAATGAGAATGATCACAAGCCACCGTGTAAATTGAATTCGTCTATTAAATACAGATTTTGACGATGACAAGCAAACCACAAACACGTAAATAACTTTCGAAATCTAAATGTAATATATGGCCTAACTGCTTCTGATGGAATGGGGGGTGGGTGAAGAATTATGTGACGTTAACATCTTCCACGGCAACCCTCAATCTCTTCTCCATCCAATTTATTATATCCTGTGCAATCTCTTCACGTTCCGGCTCGAAGAGAAGGTCGTGTAAGAAACCATCATAGAGCTTTATATCTTTGAACTCTGATGATGCCTCATTATAGAGATCTTGGGAGGCTAGTGGATCAGTGACTCTATCAGCAGTTCCATGCAGAACAAAGAAGGGGACGCTCACAAACTTAAAGTTCCGTGTCAAATGAGTGGAGATTCGCAATATCTCATAGCCTGTTCGGACCCTTATCGGGCCAGTATAGACCAGGGGATCAGAATACTTGGCCACCAATGCTGCAGGATCCCTTGAGACTGGAATACCCCTCTTGTTTGCACCCTTAAACTGGAACTTGGGAGCAACCAAAGAGACAATTGGAGCCACAGCCTAGATTACAACATCAGAGAAAAGTTTGTAATATGTAACCATGAATCAAGGGTGGAAATGCAATCAGACATCAGATGACACTTATCAACAACCCTAACCAGAACATAAGTTGGTTAATCGTTACAAGTTTAACACATCTTAAAGGAGTTCTTGGGGAATATAAAATTGCCTAAAAGATGAAGCATCAATATACATAGCCTGTGAGGCAGTAAAGAACATACCCCAACAATTGGATGTGCTGGCTTAACACGCAAAGCTGGTGATGTCAGCACAATGCCCTCTACCATTCCTTCAATTTTAGGGGAATATGCCGCCTACACAAAGGTTCAACAATTTTAACGATGAATTCAAAATCAATGAGGCTGGATGCTCAGTACATTATTTTATGGCATACCTTCAAAACAACAGCTCCTCCCGTTGAGTGACCAAAGAGGAAGCATGGTACTCCAGGGTTCTCTAACCTAATCTTTTCCAAGAAAGCTACCTATTAAAAGAGGATCAAACTGTCAAGCTTCAGGGTCACCACCATAATGGggttcaaaagaaaaaagagacaCTTGGAACCAAAAGTACAAGAAATCAGAGAAAACTATGCTCCCACCATCGTCTATAGATACTATGTTCATACAGAAAATCCTAAATATTGCGATGAGGGGATAATCATGCTGAGTTGAATGAAATTCCATGATTTATAACAGAACGGAAAATTTGCTGCTAAACTTACAGTATCAGCAACAACATAGTCTAGTGCAGGGACGTATCCATGCAATCCATCGCTGCCACCATGACCTACCACAAACAGAACAATACATTAATTATAAATGTAACCTAACAACCTATGAAATCATTCAGAATTGAGTAGCCgtgttcatgttttctatCATAAGCATCTATTGCACACGTCTGGGAAACGTTTTTCCGTTGGACTCAGAAGGTAAATGAAGAAGGCGAGTTGGAACTCTCTGGTATAAATCTCTTCCTGACTTTGATAGTATTGATGTTCATTTTGAACTACAAAAGTGAAAGAGCCAAAATGACTACAATCTTAAAAATGTAGCTACCTATCCAGTCCATTGCATATACCCCAAAGTTGCAGGAGGTTAGTTGCCTTGCAAAATCAGCATATCTTCCACTGAAAACAAAGGtgaacaaaaaatacatatttaaaaaaacttcacttgaaaaatgaaaaaaacaatcaaatgaaaaagaaagaaaaaaagttccTGAACAATTTACCTATGCTCATTAAGCCCATGTATGATGATCAAAATGCCCCTGAAATTACAGAGCAAAAGTACTCAAGAGTTGGGACAACGAGAACAAATTTGTGAAGACCATACAGAATAGAAGCAACAAGGAACCCAAACTGTACATGCAAGAGAAGCGACGAAggaaaaaacacacaaaatcaGCACCACAGCCCCTTATTCCTTTCCTCTACTGTAACTCCCTGGTGAGCCACAATtttatcagaaaaataaaaccgaCTATTATGTGCAtattttccccaaaaaaaggctacttattttagtttattaACTCCCGCGCTCAGATTCAGAAAatttaaccccaaaaaaatttaaataaaacaaaaccaataatAGATATAAAATAGAAACAATGACACTTGTACCTTGGTGTACCGGAGACCGGAACCCACGACCTGCAGAAGAGGGTGTTGTTTCTACCGCCGAAGAACAAGAAGGTCGCCGAACGGTAGGGGCAGTGCTCGTCTCCGGTGCCATAGCACTCGGCCAACGCTCTCCGCCTGAGCGtgtcctcctcctctctcttccaCGCCGACTTCCGCTTCTTCGACGACGGAGCGTCGAGGAGCGATTCCGATATTACGCGGCGGCGACGACGGGGGAGGATGAAGAGGAGCAGGGAGAGAAAGAAGGTGTGGACGAAGAGAAGAACCGTCCTTAGGGTTTTGAGGAGCGGGATGATGCGGTTGCTGGCTCCGGAGGTCAGCTGCTCCATCTCCGCCGTCGACATGGCTGACGAATCGACGGTGGAGAATGAGAGCGAGcgacggagagagagagagggcgtGGAATTGATCCGGGAATTCGATTCGCTCGAAGAAAAGcagagggagaggaaaaggaaatgaaataGAAAGGGAGAGAAGCTTTAGCGCGATTCGTGGGAATTTATAACGTTATGTTCTGCGAAATCGCAGCGGTCAATCTGGGGCGTTGATTTCGGTGGGCCCCGGGGTGTTGACGGTTTCGATTTGGGGTTTGATAAGTATGTGGTCCCGGGAGGGAGCGGGAAGGACGAGGAGCCGATGATTGGTGTGCGTTTGGTGACGTGGCGGAATTTGGATGGTTGATGGAGTGATGATAGGGGTGAGACTTTGTTTGGGAGGTTTCGGCTGGGACGGTGGAGATTGAAGAAACTTATTCGTTGGTGTGATCGAACGTACCGGAGATGAGTTTGATGATATGGTCTACGtcaagataattaatttttgggaAGGCAGCTGTGGAAATTTATTGTGCAATAATATACTCTGGCTTGGCTAATCAGCTCGGCTCCTACTGAACTCGTTTGGTGCTTAAAATTGGATAAATCAAATATGTAGTGACATCTAATTGTTGGGAGACTttgaaaaaacccaaaagagagaaaaaaaatttaaaagaagccaaaatggacaaaattgcccttatttatttttgaattttctaagaaatcctttacatttgcatttctttgatttgaaagttgagaggtttttatgtcttttttgaaaaaactttagcttttttcaaaagtaaaagtttttttgtggctaaaacctaaatttactttgaTCATTTGGCAAAATtaacatttataaaaaaatttaattaatgaaatGACTTGATTTACAAACATCTACAAATACAGtgactaaaattaaaatttcagtgaccaaaattgaaaaattaaaatttcgatgaccaaaattaaatttgaccCTAACTTCAGTgacgaaaaatataattaaccTTTTAAAGTATGCTTAAACTACTAATACAAGTGGATTTATTAAACTTGCAATAAATGAACAAGGATCTTTTTGGATTGAAAATTACCATAGGTATATAAGGAAACACACTTAAATCTCAAGGAGTCAGGCTGCCGTTACCATAAAGAAAACTAGTCATGCTGTAATTTTcctaaaatataaagtttaaAATACAGATAAATTAAATCTAATTGGttatatttatgaaattaaccAAATAAGAAAATCCTTTAGCCGTTAAAGATTTAGCCGCCGTACTGGAGCCGAGCCCTTTAAGCAAATTGCCAGCGAGAAAAGAACAATTTAATTCATGAACGCCATCAAAACTGGAGACAAAGCTACTAACCCTCCAGTGTTCTCCACGTAATCATGCATGAACATATCATCGCAGATTCGCAGGGGAGATAAGCCTCTGGATTATCGTGCCAACGGATTTACCCAGTGAAATAGGATCTGGATTTACAGCAAATTACCCAATAACACATTGACAATACGTGTGAGAAAAAGTCGCTTCTCACAATATCGCTTGTACaggaagtaaaaaaaaattctctagATTATTGCCACTCATATCCCAACACGTGTCCCTTACCAGAAAAACAGGGAGAAGAttatctgtttttattttattttatatatatataacaaaatgtaaagaattgtgaaacattcaaaacaCCAGAATTGAACATTCAAAACACAttagttaattcaaacattaagaattgaaattattatttaatgaggataatatgacaaattcactttttttttcatattaaaaaaatttaaaaataaaaatatataataggTCCTagttttatggaacataactatccaaattattttttgatcttttcttattttttaaaataaaataataaaaagaaaaagaaaaccagcATTTGCCAAGGGCtagttttcttaattttcaaaCCGAAATTTATGATATGTCAATTCAATCCCTTGACTTTGAGACTTTCCACTCTTTATTTATGGACACCATCTTCCCTCCCATACCATCACAACGATTTCGTGCAAGACAAGGACCAAGTCGGTCcaatctttttccttcttttttttttggactttATCTTTGTAAAAATTAAATCATTTTATCCAAATTAGTATAGTTTAAACTACTATAAATTAATGTAATTTATGCGAATcatttgaatttgggtgaATAGACTCACTCTCCTATGAATTAACCAAACCCACGTCTGCAACTATTTTCTCGTATAGAAACAAACAGATCAGCATACTGAAACTAGATGTAGGATCTTctgcttttctttgtttcgAAAGCAAATTTGAGAGGGTAGAAGGCCACATATAATTGTAAATGTTTTTTTAGTGGTGCATGTAACTTTCAAAACAGCGACA
The window above is part of the Prunus dulcis chromosome 1, ALMONDv2, whole genome shotgun sequence genome. Proteins encoded here:
- the LOC117631526 gene encoding lachrymatory-factor synthase-like, coding for MAEDQIPKSKWEGKTSADLEGSSAEQVWLLLADFCSLHKWFPDIATCYRVDGVPGQPGVIRYCARAPIDNDESTIKWAKEKLLSLDPVQRCLSYEIIESNLGFKSYVAVMQVVPINGGDGSIGCKIEWSYVCDPIEGWGLNDFRSYLDSSLQLMAEKMTEHTLLCTTG
- the LOC117631520 gene encoding monoglyceride lipase, producing MSTAEMEQLTSGASNRIIPLLKTLRTVLLFVHTFFLSLLLFILPRRRRRVISESLLDAPSSKKRKSAWKREEEDTLRRRALAECYGTGDEHCPYRSATFLFFGGRNNTLFCRSWVPVSGTPRGILIIIHGLNEHSGRYADFARQLTSCNFGVYAMDWIGHGGSDGLHGYVPALDYVVADTVAFLEKIRLENPGVPCFLFGHSTGGAVVLKAAYSPKIEGMVEGIVLTSPALRVKPAHPIVGAVAPIVSLVAPKFQFKGANKRGIPVSRDPAALVAKYSDPLVYTGPIRVRTGYEILRISTHLTRNFKFVSVPFFVLHGTADRVTDPLASQDLYNEASSEFKDIKLYDGFLHDLLFEPEREEIAQDIINWMEKRLRVAVEDVNVT